A single Entelurus aequoreus isolate RoL-2023_Sb linkage group LG11, RoL_Eaeq_v1.1, whole genome shotgun sequence DNA region contains:
- the LOC133660654 gene encoding uncharacterized protein LOC133660654 gives MSLVRSFERKEEMKEHFITFMDKIFENKHAELAPPLKDEEECWYLPLFGVYHPRKPKQIRVVFDSSAKYKNVSLNDVLLTGPDLNNSLLGVLIRFRKEAVAFTADIEQMFYCFNVREQDRNYLRFLWFRDNDISKDIVEYRMRVHVFGNSPSPAVAIYGLHQSVLRNQPDCDPDVKQFVTHDFYVDDGLKSLPTVEMAVSLLQRTRDTLANSNLRLHKIAANRKEVLEAFPSQDHAKDLKDLDFEADSVPMQRSLGLLWDLKKDCFTFRVSDETKPFTRRGVLSTINSLYDPLGFVAPVTMQGKSILRELMAENGDWDAPLPSEMEESWTLWKDSLKELSNLTIPRAYTEISPSTTTKKELLVFSDASTKAIAAVAYLRVTDAARNCEVGFVLGKAKLAPRPDQTIPRLELSAAVLAVELADLLTDELGFEIDYTAFYTDSKVVLGYIHNETRRFYVYVANRVTRIRKSSQPSQWHYVPSSQNPADHATRSVPAYQLPLSNWLTGPDFMLQDQSPSNDSFELVEPCTDSDVRPQVSTLKTTISTKQLGSDRFNKFSTWKSLKRAVSRLLHVIHNFKSLPSKINHCRGWHYCETGLTVDESNQTQKVTPLKAPVGNFTASDLYKHQWRQVQHLSNTFWDRWKKEFLPTLQPRRKWHSSQLNVSVVSPF, from the exons ATGTCTCTTGTTCGTAGCTTTGaaaggaaagaagaaatgaaGGAACATTTCATCACGTTTATGGACaaaatatttgaaaacaaacatgcAGAGCTTGCCCCTCCACTGAAAGACGAAGAGGAATGTTGGTATTTGCCACTATTCGGTGTCTACCACCCTCGCAAGCCCAAACAGATTAGGGTCGTCTTTGACAGCAGCGCGAAGTACAAGAATGTGTCactaaatgatgtgttgttgacagGACCAGATCTTAACAACTCACTGTTAGGTGTCCTAATACGCTTCAGAAAGGAAGCTGTTGCCTTCACAGCCGACATTGAACAGATGTTTTACTGTTTCAATGTTCGAGAGCAAGACAGAAATTACTTGCGTTTTTTGTGGTTTCGTGACAATGACATTTCCAAAGACATTGTAGAGTATAGGATGAGAGTCCACGTCTTTGGGAATAGCCCATCACCAGCAGTGGCCATATACGGCTTACATCAGTCTGTTCTACGCAACCAGCCAGATTGTGATCCAGATGTCAAGCAGTTTGTCACACACGACTTCTACGTAGACGACGGACTCAAATCCCTCCCCACTGTTGAAATGGCTGTGTCCTTATTACAAAGAACCCGTGACACACTTGCAAACTCAAATCTAAGACTGCATAAAATAGCAGCTAACAGAAAAGAGGTACTCGAAGCATTCCCTTCACAAGATCATGCCAAAGACTTAAAGGACTTGGACTTTGAAGCTGATTCAGTCCCCATGCAACGTAGCCTGGGTCTCCTTTGGGACCTAAAGAAAGACTGCTTCACCTTTAGAGTGTCAGACGAGACAAAGCCCTTTACTAGACGAGGTGTTTTATCAACAATAAACAGCCTTTATGATCCATTAGGCTTTGTAGCACCAGTAACAATGCAGGGAAAGTCCATTCTGCGTGAACTTATGGCAGAGAATGGAGACTGGGATGCACCATTGCCCTCAGAAATGGAAGAGTCCTGGACCCTGTGGAAAGACTCACTTAAAGAACTGTCCAACTTGACCATTCCCAGAGCATACACAGAAATTTCTCCCTCAACAACTACAAAAAAAGAGTTGTTGGTATTTTCGGACGCATCTACTAAGGCTATAGCTGCAGTGGCCTATTTAAGAGTAACAGATGCAGCTAGGAACTGTGAAGTAGGCTTTGTTTTAGGTAAGGCAAAGTTAGCACCACGCCCAGATCAGACCATACCAAGATTAGAGCTTAGTGCTGCTGTGTTAGCAGTCGAGCTTGCAGATCTTCTCACTGACGAATTAGGCTTTGAAATAGACTACACTGCATTCTATACAGACAGTAAAGTAGTTCTAGGTTATATCCACAACGAGACAAGAAGATTTTATGTCTACGTGGCTAACCGTGTTACGAGAATCCGCAAATCTTCTCAACCAAGCCAATGGCATTACGTACCGAGCAGCCAGAACCCAGCAGATCACGCCACACGTTCTGTTCCTGCTTACCAGCTACCTCTTAGTAACTGGCTCACTGGCCCTGACTTCATGCTCCAAGATCAAAGTCCCTCAAATGACTCTTTTGAACTTGTTGAACCTTGCACAGACTCTGATGTCAGACCACAGGTGTCTACACTCAAAACCACAATCTCAACCAAACAACTTGGCTCTGACAGATTCAACAAGTTTTCGACATGGAAGTCTCTCAAGCGTGCTGTTTCGAGACTACTACACGTCATACATAACTTCAAATCACTGCCAAGCAAAATCAATCACTGCCGTGGTTGGCACTACTGTGAGACAGGACTCACTGTAGACGAGTCAAACCAAACCCAAAAGGTAACCCCTCTTAAGGCTCCAGTTGGCAACTTTACAGCGTCAGACCTCTACAAACATCAGTGGCGCCAAGTCCAGCACCTGTCAAACACCTTCTGGGACAGGTGGAAGAAGGAGTTCCTTCCCACTCTCCAACCACGTCGCAAGTGGCATTCCAGTCAACTTAACGTGAGCGTAG tttcacccttttga